The window TTGTAACGGTATATCTCATTGATCTTTTTAATATCAACCCAATAGTATTCTCTAATATGGAATGAAAGTGCACTGAGTCTATTGTTAATGGCCCTCACCAAGTTCTTGGAACCATCATTTACAGTCAGCATCTCCCGTGCACTCCTTAAAGCAGAGTAAAATAAGGCCTGCGGAAACAGAATTGTTACAAGGTGAATCAATCAAGCAAATAACTAAACCATATTCTGAGAAGCCAAAAGGCAGGCACCAGCACGCTTTCAGAGCCTTGCCAAAAGAGCGAGTAGGCACAATTTTACAAGGAAGACTATTTTTAGGGTTCTAAGTTAAAAAGTGGCTATTTTAATCTCAATCCTTCCCTCATCTATATCATTTACGGCAGAAATAAAAGAGGAAAGAAGCTTTGAAAGGCAAAAATATCGTAAAGTTAGATGAGTGATGAATATGGACTATATGTTAGTGTAGTGTGTCTTGTGTCGCTCAAGCGCGCGTGCGtttgcgcctttaataactatgaacCGAAAAAAATGTGAACACGTAAACTTACTTGGATCTCTAGGGGATGACCATGAATACCCATTCGTCGATCTATCATGCAAGAGCCATCAGTGACTAAGAGTGAAGGAAACATATCAAACCCATCAGTTAAGCATAAGTTCAATATGAGTTTTATGCCTGTCTGAACATCCACCCTTTCTTGCAATTTGTAGTCTCCAGTGATTTTTCCATATGCTCGCAATAAAATGATCCACCACAACCCTATTCAAAGAAACAAATTCAGATGCAATATTTTGATATGAACTATCAGAACAGAAGTTACTTTTTTAACTTCTGGAGTTCAGGGAAAAGAACaagggtaaaaaaaaaaaacagagaagTAGGGGGGGGGTATTTGCACCAGTGTCACTAAAGTCGTTTTcgagaaaataaaatcactaaaGTAGCACATCCGTGTCAATAAAGTCACTATGGCCGGATTTGGCGACTTGCTCCACCGGAAAGCTGACTTAAGCAACCACCTCAGCAACATGTCAGAATCCAAATTTAAGAGTCGCCCACTGGCAGCCATGTGTGGTCCACGTGGCTGCCATGTCGCAGAATAAAATTAAAAGCCGACAAAAAAATCCTcagcttttaatttattttgccGGGTGGACATCAAGCGGACACCCCCTTCAAGTTGGATTCTAACGTGTCATTGGCCTCGCCAGCTTTTCAGTGGAGCAAGTCTATGGATCCGAGCCATCTGGCCATAGTGACTTTATTGACACAGATGTGCTACTTTAGTGACTTTATTGTCTAAAAAACAACTTCAATGATCACCAATTCAAATACCTCTATTCTATAACTTTTGACCCAAAAAGAACAATATAGCATATAGGCCAAAATACCATAAAAATTgttgtatatatttttaaagaAATGCATAACTCAGAATGGTGCAATATACAAACCAGAATCCACAGGAGCAACTCGACCAATGGCTGATTCGCCAAAATCTGGATCAAGAACTTCTTCAAATTTATTGTCATCAAGAGGCACAGTCCTGACTTTAAAACTAGCAGGCATCAACCCTTGTCCAGGACTATAGCAATCCACGGTTTTCTCCCAACTCTAAGATAAAAGCAAGCAAAATTTTCAGTACCAAAACAACAAAACTAATCCACTGATGCATATAACAAGTATTGAGTTGGTGTCAACGATTAAACCGCAAAACCATACATTAAATGGTTATCCTCAACACCATGAATTGTATTAAAGATACATGGTTGTTCTCTTTCGAGTTTCAGGACTACGGAAGCAAACCACAACAGCCATCTTCACACGCAAACCAGTTGCATCAAagaaccaaataaaatttaGGTTAAAGTAGGGGTGTCAAAACGGTTAACCATAATGATCTATAAATTCcacatgattatatatgataaaagacaaaaaacaaaacaaaacaaaaaaaaagataattgtGTCAAATGGGTCGTGCCAACcagtttgtttaattaaattgtGTTCTCAAAAATTGACAGCCCTAGGTTAAAGATCAGATTTTAATGTTGGATCGAAATCAGACtacttagaaaaaaaaattctcaaataaATCATATTACAACAGCATAcaagaatatatataaatgaaaatataaaaaagattatgAAACCTTCACCTGCAATTGCAAGGTATGAAGCAGGAAATTTTTGACAATTTCTCCTTCTCCCTTGAGCAAGAATGCAAGAGCAGAAGGAACGAAATCCCGGATGAAAACCTGATCATAGTTCAATGGTAGCTTATCTCCTGGATCATTTGCAGCTACTGTTCCTACAGGACTCCCACAATAATTAACAACTGCATCATTCAACAACTTCCATGCCTCTTTTTCAATATCTGATTCCTCCCTTTTGGGACTCACAATCTCAAGTCCCCTAGTACCCTCCAAATCCTCTCTATTTACATCTTCACCATCAGCAACAGCATTTCCTATCCTATATGTCTCCTCTCCTACAACATTCTCATCTTTATCAATTTTCTCAACTACCAAAGGCTTAACACCACCAATCCCATTCTGCACATAAATTCTCTCAAAATTCTTATCATTCACTCTGGTTTCAACAGAAGTTGAATAATTTCTCAATTCTCGAGAAGCACTAGCAATAATCGAGATCCCCTTATTTATTCTTCTATTTGCACAAACACCAAAAGGAGCACCAAAAGAGGACCCTGATATAAGCCTCGAATGGCAAAATATTGAATTGGATGCCGAAAAAGATTTTGGGGCATTATAGATTATACTTCGAAATTGCAAAATTCGAAAAGGGTAAGTGGAAAATCGTTGGTTCCGATCAAAATCAAACTTATTCCTTGATAAATTGTTGGTTAATGTATGGTTATACTTCGCAGACCCCAAAAAAGAAGGGCTTCTTCGAGCCATAACGAATCTACACGACGGTTTCATGGTGAAATTGCTAAAGAAACCGATTGAAATCATGAAATCAACAATGAAATACAAATTGGGCAGAGATTCATATGAACAAAAAATTCCAATTCACAAGCGAGCGAATCGAGAAACTCCAATGATGtagattaaatttgataatAATTAGAACTTACAGAGATGCAGAGGATAACAAGGAGATCTGCGATGGAAATAATTGCGATGGAAAAATTGAGCACGAAaatgaaagaagaaagaaaaggaaagattGGTTTGAATTAGAAAATTACTTTTTATATAGAGGCGGTGAAGAAAAGGGGCAACGATCTTTCTCTTAGagccatttatttttgtaattatgtAATGAACAGAATATCCCCACCATGTAAAtaggtttttatttttgaattacaATGAAAATTCAAGCTACttattttaaagtaaaaagattttttttttttttttttgcaattatatgaattaaaatgtaattataTTTTCAAAAGGAAATTACTatttcaattaaattttatgatttattttAAAGTATATAATCACGTTTGTTGTTGctgataaatattaattaatttttcctTTAAATAGATTGGTTACTTATCTATCTTAAATcttgattttatcaatcattaATTTCTATTTTTCCTCCGATCCACTCCATCatttcaataataaataaatatatataatatatttattccatttaaaataattctttatttaatattttattcttattttacATATATTATTATCATCGTGTCATCaaataatttatattaaaagttAGTTATAAACGTaattaaaacaataaataatttgTAATAATTTaagataaataattattattatttaaataattattattactcAATTTAATCATTTGTGATGTTgtgtaaaatatatattaattaatttataaaaaataggCAAAAGGCATCTTAAGGTTCcgaatcttttattttttttatgcattagacctttgatcttttattttgacACATTATAACCataaaaattagttttgaataggCCTATACACAAATaacttcctgaacttgtccaaatattgcaactgcccccttcaactttcaattgtaacaacttaccctttaaatttgtccaattgtaaaacataaccccaaattgaaaaaaaaaattaccccgtacttgaagcaaccgtaaaaacgtttcttcggattcgtatcacgccaaagatctgattatcacactccacgagcgttgcaacttttgtatttcacgtatttcttcaattgcagtccatatcAACAATTtggagttatattttacaattagacaagtttgaggggtaagttattataattaaaagttggaggggacagttgcaacatttggacaagttcaggggattatttgtgtattaggccttttgaATATAAAACTTGATTAATAGAATGTTATTCATTTAATCTatcttataaatttttgtttttaatagtttgaaacaattttaatttatgtCATATGATTATAGGAAAACTTTAAAAACCTTATTTtgaactgtaaaaaatataatttcaaatataaataaaattaataatattttttaaattatattaaatattcaCAACTAACCAATTTGAGAAACAAAAACTTAATgggatagaaaataaaaaatgatgaattcaaagtatccaaataaaaaataaaaagatttaatcataaaaaaaGGGCCTCAAAATACTTTTTAGCACACATTAATGGTCTAACTTTTTTCTGTACATTCATTTCATTGATCGTATGACCACTTGTTAAAAGTTTTTGGTAGATAAATTGAGTTCATTCAAATCTAGTAAATAACACTaactttataataaataatCTAATTATTTGCTAAATACGCACAAAAATAACATGtcattaaagttaaatgaatgttTACAATATTATGGgtacaaaaaattataaataaaataaatggatCAGAAATGTAATTtgagaaagttaaaaaagtgAAGGGACCATATGTTCGGATGGCATCAGATGTGCCATATCTGGCGTGTGTCTGACACGCACCAGATGCAGCGCAGCTAACGCATCAGTGGTCTCCACTTTCCCTTATTTAATAAGTTGTTTGGATTTTCGAAAGTGAGAGTTGATAACAAAACAAAATAGATAACCAGTAAAATACTATTtggtttttacttttttttttttttcaaataacatcaaaataacatccACTATACTTGCTCTAATCATAAAGAAAATCTCTGCTCTTTTGTTCATAAGGCTTTTTGGTGTCGCATTTGTTGGCTTTGAATTCCTAAAAGCTAATATATACAACTATCGACGCGTATGCCAATGGAGTGGATTCATGTATAAGGTTGGAGTCAAGTTGATGTGGGGTAGTTCTTCAAGGGTTCGAGTCTGAACGAGAGAGTCGGAGGAGGAACGAAGC is drawn from Euphorbia lathyris chromosome 9, ddEupLath1.1, whole genome shotgun sequence and contains these coding sequences:
- the LOC136205747 gene encoding alkaline/neutral invertase A, mitochondrial-like translates to MISIGFFSNFTMKPSCRFVMARRSPSFLGSAKYNHTLTNNLSRNKFDFDRNQRFSTYPFRILQFRSIIYNAPKSFSASNSIFCHSRLISGSSFGAPFGVCANRRINKGISIIASASRELRNYSTSVETRVNDKNFERIYVQNGIGGVKPLVVEKIDKDENVVGEETYRIGNAVADGEDVNREDLEGTRGLEIVSPKREESDIEKEAWKLLNDAVVNYCGSPVGTVAANDPGDKLPLNYDQVFIRDFVPSALAFLLKGEGEIVKNFLLHTLQLQSWEKTVDCYSPGQGLMPASFKVRTVPLDDNKFEEVLDPDFGESAIGRVAPVDSGLWWIILLRAYGKITGDYKLQERVDVQTGIKLILNLCLTDGFDMFPSLLVTDGSCMIDRRMGIHGHPLEIQALFYSALRSAREMLTVNDGSKNLVRAINNRLSALSFHIREYYWVDIKKINEIYRYKTEEYSMDATNKFNIYPEQISTWLMDWIPEEGGYLLGNLQPAHMDFRFFTLGNLWSIVSSLGTPKQNKAILNLIEAKWDDIIGRMPLKICYPALENEEWRIITGSDPKNTPWSYHNGGSWPTLLWQFTLACIKMNRLDLAQKAVATAEAKLHADRWPEYYDTRTGKFIGKQSRLYQTWTIAGFLTSKILLENPEMASMLLFEEDYELLEICVCALSKTGRKKCSRGAAKSQILV